One genomic region from Polynucleobacter sp. MWH-P3-07-1 encodes:
- a CDS encoding FMN-binding negative transcriptional regulator has protein sequence MRNTNSVETLMYLPKHFLVEDREILFKVMGEYPLATLIANAAGELEINHIPLMASKDGQYLHGHIARMNPLAKLAQMGDVQLTAIFHGPEAYITPAWYPSKYETGKVVPTWNYAVVHAQGTLSLKEDPQWIRQHVSQLTDTHEPTYQSDWKLDDAPEDYVQMMLKAIVGIEIKISSLVGKFKLSQNRTPAEYGGVIQNLKQSSLEDLQAMLKLMQEK, from the coding sequence GTGAGAAATACCAATTCAGTCGAGACACTTATGTACCTACCCAAGCATTTTTTAGTTGAGGATCGTGAGATCTTATTCAAGGTCATGGGTGAATATCCCCTCGCCACCCTGATTGCCAACGCCGCTGGTGAGCTAGAAATTAATCACATCCCTTTGATGGCGAGCAAAGATGGCCAATATTTACATGGCCATATCGCCAGAATGAACCCTTTAGCTAAATTAGCCCAAATGGGTGACGTCCAACTGACCGCTATATTTCATGGTCCAGAGGCTTACATTACCCCGGCCTGGTATCCATCCAAATATGAAACCGGCAAAGTGGTTCCCACTTGGAATTACGCCGTGGTGCATGCTCAGGGGACACTGAGCCTGAAAGAGGATCCGCAATGGATTCGTCAACATGTCTCTCAACTCACCGACACTCATGAGCCCACTTACCAATCCGATTGGAAGCTCGATGATGCCCCCGAAGATTATGTCCAAATGATGCTCAAAGCGATTGTTGGAATTGAAATCAAGATTTCGAGTCTGGTTGGTAAATTTAAGCTGAGCCAGAATCGCACCCCCGCTGAATATGGCGGAGTGATTCAGAACCTCAAACAATCTTCCCTAGAAGATCTGCAGGCGATGCTCAAGTTGATGCAAGAGAAATAA
- a CDS encoding FeoA family protein — protein sequence MLLDQASLGTLFRVKGVLPSTSTPEVKGQLEDIGFLTGEQVTVLRKGLFGKGPILVRVGSSTFALRENEAKLIELEAIAS from the coding sequence ATGCTTTTAGACCAGGCTTCCTTAGGTACCCTTTTTAGGGTTAAAGGCGTTCTACCTTCGACAAGCACCCCTGAAGTGAAGGGGCAATTGGAAGACATTGGTTTTTTGACTGGCGAGCAGGTCACCGTCTTACGCAAAGGTCTTTTTGGTAAAGGGCCAATTCTGGTGCGGGTGGGCTCTTCCACTTTTGCCTTGCGTGAGAACGAAGCCAAGCTGATTGAGTTAGAAGCGATTGCATCATGA
- a CDS encoding ferrous iron transporter B has product MTESRIHFFAKEPLVALLGNPNCGKTALFNLLTGSRQKVANYSGVTVERKEGNLTLASGKVVRILDLPGAYSLYPRSLDERVTCDVLHGRAAGEKRPDLVLCVLNAMNLRANLRLVLAAKRLGLPCVVVLNMVDIAKRHGLQIDEQALAKELGMPVIPTIGIQARGADDLKSYLAQLDWRNLAALSNTSLDQGDETVIAHSEHIESDNIQVHRILKKLNLDHVIPDHFSDRLDSVLLHPIIGPIILTVLLFFIFQAVFSWAVFPMELIKLGLEYLGGLLTQFLPDNWFRSLLIDGILAGVGGVLTFLPQILILFFFILALEESGYLPRAAYLLDRLMGRAGLSGRSFIPLLSSFACAIPGIMATRSISNARDRLITILIAPMMTCSARLPVYALLISAFIPHTKLWFDLDLQGLVLFALYLAGILGAMGVAWLLKHFTSKQFKVNALMMELPSYHLPRLSNLAISLWQRAEIFLRRVGGIILLMTVALWALSSFPLPPEGATGAPIQYSIAGMLGHALSIVFAPIGFNWQISIALVPGMAAREVVVSSLATVYALSSTGADAASALVPLISSTWSLATALSLLAWFVFAPQCLSTIATVKRETGGWKIPIIMLSYLFVLAYLASLITYRIALFFGLG; this is encoded by the coding sequence ATGACAGAGTCACGGATTCATTTCTTCGCCAAAGAACCTTTAGTTGCGTTATTGGGTAATCCCAATTGCGGTAAGACCGCACTTTTCAATTTATTGACCGGTAGTCGACAAAAGGTCGCTAATTATTCTGGTGTGACAGTGGAGCGCAAAGAGGGTAATTTAACTCTCGCATCTGGCAAGGTCGTTCGGATCTTAGATTTGCCAGGTGCTTACAGTTTGTATCCCCGTTCACTGGATGAGCGTGTGACTTGCGATGTGTTGCATGGGAGAGCCGCTGGGGAAAAAAGACCCGACCTCGTGCTTTGTGTGCTCAATGCCATGAACTTACGCGCCAATCTGCGTTTAGTCTTGGCCGCTAAGCGCTTGGGTTTGCCTTGTGTGGTTGTGCTCAATATGGTCGATATTGCCAAACGTCACGGTTTGCAAATTGATGAGCAGGCCTTAGCAAAAGAGTTAGGTATGCCGGTAATCCCTACGATCGGTATTCAGGCTAGAGGGGCTGATGATCTCAAATCCTATTTAGCGCAATTGGATTGGCGTAATCTCGCTGCGCTCTCTAACACCTCGCTTGATCAAGGTGATGAAACGGTCATTGCACACTCTGAGCATATCGAGTCAGACAATATTCAAGTTCATCGCATTCTCAAAAAACTTAATCTAGATCATGTGATTCCAGACCACTTCAGCGATCGTCTGGATTCTGTCTTGTTGCACCCGATCATCGGCCCAATCATTTTGACGGTCTTACTGTTCTTTATCTTTCAGGCAGTCTTCTCTTGGGCAGTCTTTCCAATGGAGCTCATTAAGCTTGGCCTTGAATACTTGGGCGGCTTGCTTACTCAGTTCCTGCCAGACAATTGGTTCAGAAGTTTATTGATCGATGGCATTTTGGCGGGGGTAGGGGGTGTATTGACCTTCCTGCCACAGATTCTGATTCTATTCTTCTTCATCCTCGCTTTAGAAGAGTCTGGTTATTTACCCAGAGCTGCTTATTTATTAGATCGTTTAATGGGTCGAGCTGGCTTATCAGGCCGATCTTTTATTCCCTTGCTATCAAGTTTTGCCTGCGCAATCCCAGGCATTATGGCGACGCGGAGTATCTCGAATGCCCGCGATCGTTTAATTACCATTCTGATTGCACCGATGATGACCTGTTCAGCGCGTTTGCCGGTTTACGCTTTGCTGATCTCTGCATTTATCCCGCATACCAAGCTCTGGTTTGATCTCGACTTGCAAGGTCTAGTCTTATTTGCCCTTTACCTTGCCGGCATTCTTGGGGCAATGGGGGTAGCTTGGTTGCTTAAGCACTTCACTAGTAAGCAATTCAAAGTGAATGCACTGATGATGGAGTTACCCAGTTATCACTTACCCAGATTGAGCAATCTTGCAATTAGTCTATGGCAACGCGCAGAGATTTTTCTGAGACGTGTTGGCGGAATCATCTTGCTAATGACCGTTGCCTTATGGGCGCTGTCGAGTTTTCCATTACCACCTGAGGGTGCAACAGGAGCACCGATTCAATACAGCATCGCGGGCATGTTAGGCCATGCTTTATCGATTGTGTTTGCGCCGATTGGCTTTAACTGGCAAATCAGTATTGCCTTGGTTCCTGGTATGGCAGCGCGTGAAGTCGTTGTCAGCTCATTGGCAACGGTATACGCCTTATCCAGCACTGGCGCTGATGCAGCCAGTGCGCTCGTGCCTTTAATTTCTTCTACCTGGAGCTTAGCGACTGCACTGTCTTTACTGGCCTGGTTTGTGTTTGCTCCTCAGTGCCTATCGACGATTGCGACTGTCAAACGGGAGACTGGCGGCTGGAAGATTCCCATCATCATGCTCAGCTACCTTTTCGTTCTAGCTTATCTGGCTTCTTTGATTACCTACCGAATTGCCTTGTTCTTCGGTCTAGGTTAA
- a CDS encoding fumarylacetoacetate hydrolase family protein: MSSRRQFMKTVSASGAGIVAASTVGLMPEASAHPTSQWGGEIYNGPHEMVKNCKILTMMNADGTESMGVVTPKGVIDVRAVAKKLKIAAPITLDQLLQEGNAAGFNKVVAGADRSGVPYLDESKISYGRLFVNPGKIVCVGLNYRQHADEIGMARPRVPPLFNKYNNSLTSHNCILRIPPPEVSYKLDYETELLIVVGKRMRNVPEAETLNYVAGYCTSNDFSSRDLQLETPSVQWMIGKTLDQYAPIGPYFVSADRVGDPNKLQVQTFVNGEMRQNSNTSDFIHNTQKMLSYISTYWALEPGDIVFTGTPQGVILGYPKDKQVWLKKGDVVVSVVEKLGELKFTLG; encoded by the coding sequence ATGAGTTCACGTCGTCAATTTATGAAGACAGTTTCTGCATCCGGTGCAGGAATCGTAGCGGCTTCTACAGTGGGTTTAATGCCAGAAGCCTCAGCACATCCAACTTCCCAATGGGGTGGAGAAATTTATAACGGACCTCATGAAATGGTGAAGAATTGCAAGATTCTCACCATGATGAATGCCGATGGTACTGAGAGTATGGGTGTCGTTACGCCCAAGGGCGTCATCGATGTGCGTGCGGTTGCTAAGAAACTCAAGATTGCAGCCCCAATTACCCTCGATCAATTATTGCAAGAGGGTAATGCCGCTGGCTTTAATAAAGTGGTCGCGGGCGCAGATCGGTCTGGCGTTCCTTATTTAGATGAATCCAAGATCTCTTATGGTCGTCTATTTGTTAATCCAGGCAAGATTGTTTGTGTTGGTCTTAACTATCGTCAGCATGCTGATGAGATTGGTATGGCTCGTCCCCGCGTGCCACCGCTCTTTAATAAATACAACAATAGTCTGACCTCACACAATTGCATCCTCAGAATACCGCCACCAGAAGTCTCTTATAAGCTTGACTACGAGACAGAGCTCTTGATCGTGGTTGGTAAGCGCATGCGCAATGTTCCAGAGGCAGAGACGCTGAACTACGTTGCTGGTTATTGCACTTCGAATGATTTCTCCTCACGCGATCTACAACTTGAGACCCCCAGTGTTCAGTGGATGATTGGTAAGACCTTGGATCAATATGCACCAATTGGACCTTACTTTGTGAGTGCTGATCGAGTAGGCGATCCCAATAAACTACAAGTACAAACCTTTGTGAACGGAGAAATGCGTCAGAACTCGAATACCTCTGACTTTATTCACAATACCCAAAAGATGTTGTCCTATATCAGCACCTATTGGGCATTAGAGCCAGGTGATATTGTCTTTACAGGTACCCCTCAGGGCGTGATCTTGGGTTATCCAAAAGATAAACAAGTGTGGCTCAAGAAAGGCGACGTAGTAGTGAGCGTCGTCGAGAAACTGGGTGAATTGAAGTTCACCTTGGGTTAA
- a CDS encoding SemiSWEET transporter encodes MQIEAHQVEWIGYLAAFLTTCAFVPQAVQSWRTRDLSGISLGMYSLFTLGVGLWLVYGLIIEKWPLILANATTFALALSILVLKLRYLRK; translated from the coding sequence ATGCAAATAGAAGCCCACCAAGTTGAATGGATTGGCTACTTAGCTGCTTTTTTAACCACCTGTGCCTTTGTTCCACAAGCGGTTCAGTCCTGGAGGACGCGCGATCTTTCTGGGATTTCTTTGGGGATGTATTCCTTATTTACCCTGGGAGTGGGGCTTTGGCTCGTGTACGGTCTGATTATTGAGAAGTGGCCCTTGATTCTGGCCAATGCGACTACCTTTGCTTTGGCGCTCAGTATTTTGGTTTTAAAGCTGCGTTATTTGCGTAAATAA
- a CDS encoding DUF5993 family protein — protein MYMFLPFLTAFLGLLLAWFEKRFAALVFLAMTVGILMYWFHYHATDALNISL, from the coding sequence ATGTACATGTTTCTGCCATTTCTGACAGCGTTCTTGGGCTTGCTATTGGCCTGGTTTGAGAAGCGCTTTGCTGCATTAGTATTTCTGGCAATGACCGTCGGAATTCTGATGTATTGGTTCCACTATCACGCAACCGACGCTCTGAATATCAGCCTGTGA
- a CDS encoding disulfide bond formation protein B: MSKSHLPSLSLLGNQLSLLAIIGILSYAFVDQLYFGELPCPLCLMQRMGFVLMGFAIVLNLRFGAHSSHYGWAIFSGLVGMMISLRQIFLHIAPGDPGYGSPFLGLHFYTWAFVGALGLLGGQAILLMLPNGEVRSRSWFSNLLVAVFILLVFANLTSTLAECGFGPCADNPVNYDGWTLLRFRFGF; the protein is encoded by the coding sequence GTGAGTAAATCGCACTTACCTTCTCTCTCTTTATTAGGCAATCAGCTATCGCTGCTAGCGATTATTGGCATTCTGTCTTATGCCTTTGTAGACCAGCTCTACTTTGGTGAATTGCCTTGCCCACTCTGCCTGATGCAACGCATGGGCTTTGTCTTGATGGGATTTGCAATTGTGCTGAATCTGCGCTTTGGTGCGCATTCCTCTCATTACGGTTGGGCTATCTTTAGCGGCTTAGTTGGCATGATGATTTCATTGCGCCAAATTTTCTTACACATTGCGCCAGGTGACCCTGGTTATGGCAGTCCTTTCCTGGGTCTGCATTTTTATACTTGGGCTTTTGTTGGTGCACTGGGTTTATTGGGTGGACAAGCGATTTTGCTGATGCTGCCGAATGGGGAAGTGCGCTCCCGTTCTTGGTTTAGCAATCTCCTGGTGGCCGTTTTTATCCTCCTCGTTTTTGCTAACCTCACTTCCACTTTGGCTGAGTGCGGCTTTGGTCCTTGTGCAGACAATCCAGTCAACTATGACGGGTGGACTTTGCTGCGTTTCCGTTTCGGTTTCTAA
- a CDS encoding tripartite tricarboxylate transporter substrate binding protein, producing the protein MHYLIKAVKSLCFLFCFAFLITNVEAANWPKNPIRIIVTFTPGGAPDILARVLAQSWQKSLGVPVLVENKPGYGGNIGAELVAKSEADGYTLLIGTVGIHAINGALYEKMAFDPIKDFTPISFLASTPNVLIVNKQLGITNLHQLIEYAKANPNQLTYGSSGTGTSLHMSGELLQEMAGIQMRHIPYKGRAQSLPDLVSGRISMLFDNLSSALPLIQSGDVVALGVTTLKRSPAAPDIPTLAEQGLPGFEATSWFCLMAPANLPPALVKRLNTLTRSALNQPEVRQKLLASALEPAPSSPQDLTKLIQSESAKWGKLVHKAGLRSEP; encoded by the coding sequence ATGCATTACCTGATCAAGGCTGTCAAAAGCCTGTGTTTCCTTTTCTGCTTTGCGTTTCTGATTACAAACGTAGAGGCAGCTAATTGGCCTAAAAATCCCATCCGCATCATAGTGACCTTCACCCCGGGTGGTGCGCCCGATATCTTGGCCAGGGTGCTGGCACAAAGTTGGCAAAAATCCTTAGGCGTCCCAGTATTGGTGGAGAACAAGCCAGGCTATGGCGGCAATATCGGTGCAGAGTTGGTTGCTAAAAGTGAAGCAGATGGCTATACCTTGCTGATTGGTACCGTGGGTATTCATGCGATTAATGGCGCTCTATACGAGAAGATGGCTTTTGATCCGATTAAAGACTTCACGCCCATTAGTTTTTTGGCCAGCACTCCCAATGTGTTGATTGTCAATAAACAGCTTGGCATCACTAATCTGCACCAACTGATTGAGTACGCCAAAGCCAATCCCAATCAACTCACTTATGGTTCTTCAGGAACCGGTACTTCATTGCATATGTCCGGAGAGCTCTTGCAAGAGATGGCGGGTATACAGATGCGGCATATTCCATATAAGGGTAGAGCGCAATCCTTACCCGATTTAGTGAGCGGCCGAATCTCGATGCTGTTTGATAATTTATCTTCCGCTTTGCCCTTGATCCAATCTGGGGATGTGGTCGCGCTAGGAGTCACTACCTTAAAACGCTCACCCGCCGCCCCAGACATTCCGACGCTAGCCGAGCAGGGCTTGCCGGGTTTTGAGGCCACTTCTTGGTTTTGCCTCATGGCCCCAGCCAATCTTCCACCGGCTTTAGTAAAGCGCCTCAATACTCTGACGCGTAGTGCGCTGAATCAGCCAGAAGTCAGACAAAAATTGCTTGCGAGCGCATTAGAGCCTGCGCCGAGCAGCCCCCAAGATTTAACAAAATTGATTCAGTCCGAGTCGGCTAAATGGGGTAAGCTGGTTCATAAGGCGGGTCTTAGATCAGAGCCTTAA
- a CDS encoding glycine zipper family protein → MKRIIFSLTILSTLAACTSAPTGPTVAIMPREGKPFEVFQAEDQQCRLYATNAVKDTSDAALKEGVTSAAVGAALGAAAGLVIGGGSHTNVGTGAGVGMLGGAGLGAMNASGKQNQAQEQYNIAYQQCMYAKGNQVPSYKSH, encoded by the coding sequence ATGAAACGCATTATTTTTTCGCTCACCATCTTGAGCACGTTGGCAGCGTGTACTTCAGCGCCTACTGGACCAACCGTAGCGATCATGCCACGCGAAGGTAAACCCTTTGAAGTATTTCAGGCTGAAGATCAGCAGTGCCGTTTGTACGCTACCAATGCTGTAAAAGATACTTCCGATGCTGCTCTTAAAGAGGGTGTGACTAGTGCAGCTGTCGGTGCGGCTTTAGGTGCTGCGGCCGGTTTAGTGATCGGTGGCGGAAGTCATACTAACGTTGGAACTGGTGCTGGTGTCGGCATGCTCGGCGGCGCTGGTCTAGGTGCGATGAACGCCTCGGGTAAGCAGAACCAAGCTCAAGAGCAATACAACATTGCTTATCAACAATGCATGTACGCTAAGGGCAATCAAGTGCCTAGCTATAAATCACACTAA
- a CDS encoding MATE family efflux transporter, protein MIHFKLSRLREDIPALLKLAGPILLGQLAVIAFGVLDTAMTARYSAADLAALAMASAIFISIYVGLTGVVSALAPIAGQLFGAKRFNEIGEEVRQATWLAIVLSIVGCLILTHADALLSISHINPEIEDKARLYLSILALGLPASMGMRVLMALHNAISRPAVITVIQIIGLGLKLPLNLLFIYGGLGIAAMGGPGCAVATVIVNWFWVLLTLSYVLFNRFYRPFAIFSRFSKPDLHRIWTLLKLGTPIGFSYLIEVTSFTFMSLFIARLGTTALAGHQIIANMGTVMYMVPLSLSIATMTLVSQSIGANRPERAEEIGWSSVFFTSTLCITIGVAVWAFRLELLDLYNPPEAVKVFSIPLFLFIAFYQMFDALQVTAAFILRAYRIAFWPMLIYAGSLWGVGLGGGYLMGFNIFGNIPYFLQGANGFWAANSISLGLAACLLLYLFRKTAARYERTHPPLEV, encoded by the coding sequence GTGATTCACTTTAAATTATCGCGTTTACGCGAGGATATCCCCGCCCTACTCAAACTTGCTGGACCGATCTTGTTGGGACAGTTGGCAGTCATTGCCTTTGGTGTCTTAGATACTGCAATGACAGCGCGCTACTCTGCTGCTGACCTTGCTGCCTTAGCCATGGCCTCAGCCATTTTTATTAGTATCTATGTTGGTCTAACTGGGGTTGTCTCTGCCTTAGCCCCTATTGCTGGACAACTCTTTGGCGCAAAACGATTTAATGAAATCGGTGAGGAAGTGAGGCAAGCAACTTGGCTTGCCATCGTCTTATCGATTGTGGGCTGCCTCATTCTGACTCATGCTGATGCCCTCTTAAGCATTTCGCATATTAACCCTGAGATTGAAGATAAAGCTCGCCTCTATCTCAGCATTCTGGCGCTGGGTTTACCGGCCAGCATGGGCATGCGAGTCTTGATGGCTTTGCATAATGCCATCTCCAGGCCGGCCGTGATTACCGTCATTCAGATTATTGGCTTGGGACTCAAGCTACCACTGAACCTCCTCTTCATTTACGGCGGCTTAGGCATTGCTGCGATGGGTGGCCCAGGTTGTGCAGTTGCGACTGTGATCGTTAATTGGTTTTGGGTACTACTGACCTTGAGCTATGTGCTGTTCAATCGCTTTTATCGCCCCTTTGCAATCTTTAGTCGATTCAGCAAGCCTGACCTGCATCGCATCTGGACTCTTCTCAAACTCGGGACACCCATTGGCTTTAGCTACCTCATTGAAGTAACCTCATTTACCTTCATGTCTCTTTTTATTGCGCGCCTCGGAACCACCGCGCTAGCAGGGCACCAAATCATCGCCAATATGGGCACCGTGATGTATATGGTTCCCCTCTCACTCTCGATTGCAACCATGACTCTGGTATCTCAATCAATCGGCGCCAATCGACCAGAACGTGCCGAGGAGATTGGTTGGTCATCGGTCTTTTTTACCAGCACCCTATGCATCACCATTGGTGTTGCGGTATGGGCTTTCCGGCTTGAGTTACTTGACTTATATAACCCTCCTGAAGCAGTGAAGGTTTTCTCCATCCCACTATTTTTATTTATTGCCTTCTATCAAATGTTTGATGCTTTGCAAGTGACTGCCGCATTCATCCTGCGTGCTTATCGAATTGCGTTCTGGCCCATGCTGATTTATGCAGGCTCACTGTGGGGAGTCGGCTTGGGTGGTGGTTACCTGATGGGCTTTAATATCTTCGGCAACATCCCCTACTTCTTACAGGGTGCGAATGGCTTTTGGGCGGCTAATAGCATTAGCCTGGGCTTAGCTGCCTGTCTCTTGCTCTACCTCTTCAGAAAAACGGCGGCGCGCTATGAAAGAACGCATCCGCCGCTTGAAGTCTAG